In Gimesia benthica, a single window of DNA contains:
- a CDS encoding AI-2E family transporter produces MSSNSLQPSDEQAKVITGCLMLLSVIALAFVFYITKAVLIPFVIAIFIVTIVTPIVDLLVLKWKMPHIVAISATLLLVLSVGFLLIMVLIYSTQQVIAKAETQYSEKLGIFIGSTFDTAKELGEPKPEESKESSEDTAAEAEPAVAERPSTAEAPTAPVTPTAPVGSAVREAPVEAQKPPAGWFEKMGVDLNKLQKMTTDYMKQFLKEVAFSTMQTALSFTTTSFFVAIFVIFLLAGRDPQAVVKNKLYFEIEQKIRSYITTKLIISLVTGILVGVTLSLFGLELALVFAILTFLLNFIPSVGSLIATLLPIPVAVAQFSDSPWTIAGVILIPGGIQMAIGNGIEPKIMGEGLQLHPVTVLLALSFWTLLWGPIGAILAVPITAGIRIVLMRFESGQTAGNLLAGILPGESTTVA; encoded by the coding sequence ATGTCGTCGAATTCTCTGCAACCTTCGGATGAGCAGGCCAAAGTGATCACGGGCTGTCTGATGTTGCTGTCAGTCATTGCCCTGGCCTTTGTGTTTTATATTACCAAGGCCGTGTTGATCCCGTTTGTGATTGCGATTTTCATCGTGACCATTGTGACGCCGATTGTCGACCTGCTGGTCCTGAAGTGGAAAATGCCGCATATTGTCGCGATCTCCGCGACGCTGCTGCTGGTGCTTTCAGTTGGTTTTCTGCTCATTATGGTACTGATCTACTCGACTCAGCAGGTGATTGCGAAAGCAGAGACGCAGTACAGCGAGAAGCTGGGGATCTTTATCGGTTCTACATTCGATACGGCGAAGGAACTCGGTGAGCCGAAACCGGAAGAATCCAAGGAGTCCAGCGAGGATACGGCAGCCGAAGCGGAACCTGCGGTGGCAGAACGTCCATCTACTGCCGAAGCCCCGACAGCTCCCGTGACACCCACGGCTCCTGTCGGTTCTGCGGTCAGAGAGGCACCGGTCGAAGCCCAGAAGCCCCCTGCCGGCTGGTTTGAGAAAATGGGTGTGGATCTGAATAAGTTACAGAAAATGACCACGGACTACATGAAACAGTTCCTGAAGGAGGTTGCCTTCAGCACTATGCAGACGGCGCTCAGTTTTACGACGACTTCTTTCTTTGTGGCGATCTTTGTGATCTTCCTGCTGGCGGGCCGTGATCCACAGGCTGTCGTCAAGAATAAGCTCTATTTCGAGATCGAACAGAAAATCCGCAGTTATATTACTACCAAGCTGATCATCTCGCTGGTGACGGGGATCCTGGTGGGAGTGACGCTCTCGCTGTTCGGACTGGAACTGGCGCTGGTGTTCGCGATATTGACCTTCCTGCTGAACTTCATTCCTTCGGTGGGATCACTGATCGCGACTTTACTGCCGATTCCCGTGGCGGTGGCGCAGTTCTCTGACAGTCCCTGGACGATTGCCGGTGTGATTCTGATTCCCGGCGGGATTCAGATGGCAATCGGTAACGGCATTGAACCCAAGATCATGGGCGAAGGTCTGCAGCTGCATCCCGTGACCGTCCTGCTGGCTTTGTCCTTCTGGACGCTGCTCTGGGGCCCCATCGGAGCGATTCTGGCCGTGCCGATCACTGCCGGGATTCGTATCGTACTGATGCGGTTCGAATCGGGGCAGACCGCAGGGAACCTGCTCGCCGGAATCTTGCCCGGCGAGTCGACGACGGTCGCGTGA
- a CDS encoding DUF1570 domain-containing protein produces the protein MIWRDYRSDALIRQAATTVCTLLVVLCSCLALPEPLSAQTSVRPPSSEETAPPLYEFTFLDEQKQGQTLKGALIVEARDGGVVMQTRDGRLLTATPEQLKAKRRLEEPFTPLGKAELTEQLTREFGPGFEVTQTKHFTICSQAGKRYSQWCGYLFERLYKVLHNYWDSKELPLHEPEVPLIAVIFKDRAAFEAYASQILGEGAAGTHGFYSIQSNRMVLYDLTAAPGERPAFTDADIIRKLRKSPFNIATVIHECTHQIAFNVGLHTRFADNPLWLTEGMATYFETPDLGNKTGWRTVGRPNPWRIRQFVDYARSRRKPDSLQTLIASDQRFQDAESVLDTYAEAWAFSYFLIKTHRKQYEEYLRLIAARKPLIWATPEERLQVFQSVFGDDLDRLNQEFLNYMRQISR, from the coding sequence ATGATCTGGAGAGATTACCGTTCCGATGCCCTCATCCGACAGGCTGCAACCACTGTGTGTACTCTGCTCGTGGTGCTCTGCAGTTGTCTGGCGTTGCCCGAGCCTCTCTCCGCGCAGACCAGCGTGCGTCCCCCATCTTCAGAGGAGACGGCACCGCCGTTGTATGAGTTTACTTTTCTGGATGAGCAGAAACAGGGACAGACACTGAAAGGGGCGCTGATTGTCGAGGCACGCGATGGTGGCGTGGTGATGCAGACCCGCGACGGTCGGCTGCTGACCGCGACTCCCGAGCAGCTGAAAGCGAAACGTCGCCTGGAGGAACCGTTCACGCCTCTGGGGAAAGCAGAGCTCACAGAACAACTGACTCGCGAATTTGGACCGGGTTTCGAGGTTACCCAGACGAAGCATTTCACAATCTGCAGTCAGGCGGGGAAGCGGTATTCCCAGTGGTGTGGTTACCTGTTTGAACGGCTTTATAAAGTGCTGCACAATTACTGGGACAGCAAGGAGCTTCCGCTACATGAACCGGAAGTTCCTCTGATCGCGGTGATCTTCAAAGACCGCGCGGCTTTTGAAGCGTATGCGAGTCAGATTCTGGGCGAAGGGGCGGCTGGGACACACGGCTTTTATTCGATCCAGTCAAACCGGATGGTGCTTTACGATCTGACCGCGGCACCCGGAGAGCGGCCCGCTTTTACCGATGCTGACATTATTCGAAAACTGCGCAAGTCGCCGTTCAACATTGCGACCGTGATCCACGAGTGCACACATCAGATCGCCTTTAATGTCGGGTTGCACACGCGGTTCGCTGATAATCCGCTCTGGTTGACCGAAGGGATGGCCACCTACTTTGAAACTCCCGATCTGGGAAACAAGACCGGCTGGCGGACGGTAGGACGACCGAATCCCTGGCGGATCAGGCAGTTTGTCGATTATGCCCGCTCGCGGCGTAAACCCGATTCCCTGCAGACGCTGATCGCCTCAGATCAGCGATTTCAGGATGCGGAATCGGTATTGGATACGTATGCGGAGGCCTGGGCGTTTTCCTACTTCCTGATCAAGACGCATCGGAAGCAGTACGAAGAGTACCTGCGTCTGATCGCTGCGCGGAAGCCGTTGATCTGGGCGACTCCTGAGGAACGTCTGCAGGTATTTCAGTCCGTGTTCGGCGATGATCTGGATCGCCTCAATCAGGAATTCCTGAATTACATGCGACAAATAAGTCGCTGA
- a CDS encoding DUF1559 domain-containing protein, producing the protein MPNPTFRRKGFTLIELLVVIAIIAILIALLLPAVQQAREAARRSSCKNNLKQIGLALHNYNETFSVFPYATSNPGQCGFSNVTNHKGWLYLLPYLEQAPLYNQFNFSAATGQRNTGSGTLAGGGAITSGNAALTTTILQPLLCPSDDGQRFYGAADTTYGSGVANTARTSYDFVVNEANSCPTWVSISKTTRTMFGTNSACRIRDVKDGTSNTAAVVETTLEVVDGVTNSWATAQHVGLGIDFATPPNLYINYWKCCGWDSTPYARTPIFGRLGEWGSPGSTHVGGMHILMADGAVRFISENLDATTRQRLAYMSDGQVLGEF; encoded by the coding sequence GTGCCCAACCCGACCTTTCGACGTAAAGGGTTCACCCTGATTGAACTACTGGTGGTGATTGCCATCATCGCCATTCTGATTGCCCTGTTGCTGCCAGCTGTACAACAGGCACGTGAAGCAGCCCGCCGCAGTTCCTGCAAAAACAATCTGAAACAGATTGGCCTGGCACTGCACAACTACAATGAAACATTCTCGGTATTTCCCTACGCGACCTCCAACCCGGGTCAGTGTGGCTTCAGCAATGTGACCAACCACAAAGGCTGGCTCTACCTGCTGCCTTACCTCGAACAGGCTCCCCTGTATAACCAGTTCAACTTCAGTGCAGCCACCGGTCAAAGAAACACCGGCAGCGGTACCCTGGCAGGTGGCGGCGCCATTACCAGCGGAAACGCGGCTCTCACTACCACCATCCTGCAACCACTGCTCTGCCCGTCCGACGACGGTCAGCGTTTCTATGGTGCTGCAGATACGACTTATGGCTCCGGTGTCGCAAATACCGCACGGACCAGCTATGACTTCGTTGTGAACGAAGCAAACTCCTGCCCGACCTGGGTCAGCATTTCAAAAACCACCCGTACCATGTTCGGTACGAACTCGGCCTGCCGGATTCGCGATGTCAAAGATGGGACCAGTAACACGGCAGCCGTCGTGGAGACAACCCTGGAAGTGGTTGACGGCGTAACCAACTCGTGGGCCACCGCACAACACGTGGGCCTGGGTATCGATTTCGCTACACCGCCCAACCTCTACATCAACTACTGGAAATGCTGTGGCTGGGACAGTACTCCCTATGCCCGCACTCCCATCTTCGGACGCCTGGGCGAATGGGGTTCGCCCGGTAGTACTCACGTAGGCGGGATGCATATCCTCATGGCCGATGGTGCCGTACGGTTCATCAGCGAAAACCTGGATGCCACCACACGTCAGCGTCTGGCCTATATGTCAGATGGTCAGGTTCTGGGAGAATTCTAA
- the rsgA gene encoding ribosome small subunit-dependent GTPase A, producing MTIRKTHHERISDGAGAETVVAKKKGKKIRVAFKKNRQKKVRKNKLSSHQVDEQVDSQYMDASERLTGKGDLTRHRTVMGVEQETEDGTEIVIDIDESNCLPGRVIRAQGLNSVVQTADGNRYECTVRRLVRTMSRDDRNAVVAGDHVLIRPEGDEYQAVIERVEPRRSYLSRGSKRREHILVSNIDQAVIVVSADDPPLKPSLIDRFLISSEKGNIHSIICINKIDLVDPIELQPLIGVYAQLGYDIVLTSVVSGTGIPRLRSLLKGKQSVFSGQSGVGKSSLLNQIDSRLSLETAEISQENRKGKHTTRSAVLLEIATGGWVVDTPGIRQLQLWDVSPEEVEGFFREFHAFVPQCRFPDCSHTHEDNCGIKRAVHNDFISRQRYQSYLKIIAGDDPRPVYHQ from the coding sequence ATGACGATCAGGAAGACGCATCATGAACGTATTTCAGACGGCGCGGGAGCCGAAACCGTAGTGGCGAAGAAAAAAGGCAAAAAGATCCGGGTCGCTTTCAAAAAGAATCGTCAGAAGAAGGTCCGGAAAAACAAACTCTCCAGCCACCAGGTGGACGAACAAGTCGACTCGCAGTACATGGATGCCAGCGAGCGTCTGACCGGCAAAGGGGATTTAACCCGCCACCGCACCGTCATGGGAGTCGAACAGGAGACGGAGGACGGCACCGAGATTGTCATCGACATCGATGAGTCCAACTGCCTGCCCGGACGAGTGATTCGCGCCCAGGGCCTCAACTCCGTCGTCCAGACCGCAGACGGCAACCGTTATGAATGCACCGTGCGACGCCTGGTGCGAACCATGTCCCGCGATGACCGCAATGCCGTTGTCGCCGGCGACCATGTTTTGATTCGCCCCGAAGGGGATGAGTACCAGGCCGTCATCGAACGGGTCGAGCCCCGTCGCTCGTACCTCTCGCGGGGCAGTAAACGTCGCGAACACATCCTGGTCAGCAACATCGACCAGGCCGTGATCGTCGTCTCCGCCGATGATCCCCCGCTCAAGCCCTCACTCATCGACCGCTTTCTGATCAGCTCCGAAAAAGGAAACATCCACTCCATCATCTGCATCAATAAAATCGACCTGGTCGATCCCATTGAACTGCAGCCGCTGATCGGCGTCTACGCGCAGCTGGGTTATGACATCGTCTTAACCAGCGTGGTCTCAGGTACCGGCATTCCGCGACTCCGCTCCCTGCTGAAAGGGAAACAATCCGTCTTCTCCGGGCAGAGTGGGGTCGGCAAGTCTTCGCTGCTCAATCAGATCGACAGCCGCCTCTCACTGGAGACCGCCGAGATCAGCCAGGAGAACCGAAAAGGGAAACACACGACGCGCTCTGCAGTCCTCCTGGAAATCGCCACCGGAGGCTGGGTCGTCGACACTCCCGGCATTCGTCAGCTCCAGCTCTGGGATGTGAGCCCCGAAGAAGTCGAAGGCTTCTTCCGCGAATTCCACGCCTTCGTGCCCCAGTGTCGCTTTCCCGACTGCTCGCACACCCACGAAGACAACTGCGGCATCAAACGCGCGGTCCACAACGACTTCATCTCCCGCCAACGCTATCAGAGCTATCTTAAAATCATCGCCGGGGACGACCCCCGACCCGTTTACCACCAGTAG
- a CDS encoding DUF6891 domain-containing protein, translating into MMNRKWKTLLLLTCLPIGCGENANTKVPPQATVEPTQPVPAEPSAHEPSALQDQSVLGEIDWLVRAGFYDKADLMRIICDEIYYDSNLDADQVSAAIDKRIKAWMQTQKTWPKVTDCDKLDQVFAKLNERGIIALQNAGNTQSDGYEIFEDTLKEHPQPTSVIGYCFYHNQDLERVVDGDDLYLAFGPVKAEDEESRGPEIGKIIRQELEQAGLKVKWDGTFNERIRVTDIVWQKRNPACRSVDFDS; encoded by the coding sequence ATGATGAACCGAAAGTGGAAAACACTGCTTCTACTCACCTGCCTGCCCATCGGTTGTGGTGAGAACGCCAATACCAAAGTCCCACCGCAAGCGACAGTAGAGCCGACTCAGCCTGTTCCGGCAGAACCGTCGGCGCACGAACCCTCCGCACTGCAGGATCAAAGCGTGCTTGGCGAGATCGACTGGCTGGTCCGTGCCGGCTTTTATGACAAGGCTGACCTGATGCGCATCATCTGCGATGAAATCTACTACGATTCCAACCTGGACGCAGACCAGGTCTCCGCCGCCATCGATAAGCGGATCAAAGCATGGATGCAGACACAGAAAACCTGGCCCAAGGTCACCGACTGTGACAAGCTGGATCAGGTCTTCGCAAAACTGAACGAGCGGGGCATCATCGCCCTGCAGAACGCCGGCAACACACAGTCCGACGGTTACGAAATCTTCGAAGATACTCTCAAGGAGCATCCCCAGCCCACTAGCGTCATCGGTTACTGCTTTTATCACAATCAGGATCTGGAACGGGTGGTTGACGGGGATGATCTTTATCTGGCGTTTGGGCCAGTCAAAGCAGAGGACGAAGAGTCCAGAGGACCGGAAATCGGCAAAATCATCCGGCAGGAACTGGAGCAGGCTGGTCTGAAGGTCAAATGGGACGGAACTTTCAACGAACGCATTCGCGTTACCGATATAGTCTGGCAGAAACGCAACCCGGCTTGCAGGTCCGTTGATTTTGACAGCTGA
- a CDS encoding FHA domain-containing protein — MLGELNPCGGGDPIPLLSEVLLVGRRSKCDITLQFPNVSSHHCQLEFINGYWRIRDMNSRNGIKVNGQRCDMKWLLPGDKVAIAKHEYEINYTPQSDEPPPEEENPFEMSLMEKAGLVKPERRPERPMAPPARAPKKIELPDDESKMTDDELGLKFLTDPDDDQEDAS; from the coding sequence ATGTTAGGTGAACTCAACCCCTGTGGAGGGGGCGATCCCATCCCGTTGCTTTCTGAAGTTCTGCTCGTGGGCCGCCGCAGCAAATGCGACATCACGCTGCAGTTCCCCAATGTCTCTTCGCATCATTGCCAGCTCGAATTCATTAACGGCTACTGGCGTATCCGCGATATGAACAGCCGTAACGGCATCAAAGTCAACGGCCAGCGCTGCGACATGAAGTGGCTCCTGCCCGGCGACAAAGTTGCGATCGCTAAGCATGAATACGAAATCAACTATACTCCGCAGTCCGATGAACCGCCGCCGGAAGAAGAGAATCCGTTCGAAATGAGCCTGATGGAAAAAGCAGGGCTGGTCAAACCGGAGCGCCGTCCGGAACGACCCATGGCCCCGCCGGCCCGGGCACCCAAAAAGATCGAACTTCCGGATGACGAATCTAAAATGACCGACGACGAACTGGGACTCAAATTCCTGACCGACCCGGATGACGATCAGGAAGACGCATCATGA
- a CDS encoding COG1470 family protein, whose amino-acid sequence MRCFVFSLMTFSLFVSALPRLQAADAKKDAPSKIGFRQLVAFKPAAVQQGDKRKIQLHSSYTLDNTHSVFFDKPGIKMIFAEPKPKDAPRRGRGSVGTPFAFDVEVPQDQPARVYECRVATDQAVSSVTHLLVTPYPVIEEEEKKENNSFDTAQEVTVPSTVCGLVEKSEDLDCYKFKGKKGQEITIQVYAQRVTEAIHTMQTSNVYLMDSILTLYGPQKQIVAQNDNYYKSDSLITYKLPADGEYVFEIRDARYVGTPKYAYCIEVSDTPFVNFTYPLAVQKGKTQDVELHGFALKGNTKATFSGADAQETGWAQRTFTTPAGKTNAVWTLVSENPQAAAPNTNTSLETAFPLTLPMGVSGRLTEEGQTHFYSFKAKKGQYYSFDLMANRIDLPLDCVMEVVDNKSKPQRIYVNGGANSEADDGLSTKDANFYFQAPADGEYYVTVRDLHDRGGERFAYHLSAELSGPEFEVHGEYYYAQIAPGTNMMWFARVKRLNGFDGPIEMNIEGLPEGVTFEPVTLPSGVNDCGLILKASKDAPINAALVKISGKAKVPGPDGKEIEIVREGRITAEIQSRGGGQARWPINTSIVGVTKPLDLLEVTATPTEITLKPGESAEIKVKIKRSDAYKDPVTLATAFEYFNSKFGLQLPPGVSLSKKSKTRLAGKTLEGTLIIEASDKAKPIKRFPFAAMARVGITFSITTNYASNVIYLTITDPEGKDKLAKK is encoded by the coding sequence ATGCGCTGTTTCGTTTTTTCTTTAATGACTTTCAGTCTGTTCGTCTCTGCCCTGCCCCGGTTGCAGGCCGCTGATGCAAAGAAAGACGCTCCCTCCAAAATCGGTTTCCGTCAGCTGGTCGCATTCAAACCAGCCGCGGTTCAGCAGGGAGATAAACGAAAGATTCAGCTCCATTCCAGCTATACCCTGGATAACACGCACTCGGTCTTTTTCGATAAACCCGGCATCAAGATGATCTTTGCCGAGCCCAAACCGAAGGACGCGCCACGCCGTGGTCGGGGGTCGGTAGGAACGCCTTTCGCATTTGACGTTGAGGTTCCCCAGGATCAGCCCGCACGGGTTTACGAGTGCCGCGTCGCCACCGATCAGGCGGTCTCCAGCGTGACGCATCTGCTGGTCACTCCCTATCCGGTCATCGAAGAAGAGGAAAAGAAAGAAAATAATTCCTTCGACACGGCTCAGGAAGTGACGGTCCCCTCGACGGTCTGTGGACTGGTAGAAAAATCAGAAGATCTGGACTGCTACAAGTTCAAAGGGAAAAAAGGCCAGGAGATCACCATCCAGGTCTATGCCCAGCGGGTCACTGAAGCGATTCACACGATGCAGACCTCGAACGTTTACCTGATGGACTCGATCCTGACCCTGTATGGACCTCAGAAACAGATCGTCGCGCAGAACGACAACTATTACAAATCCGACTCACTGATCACGTACAAGCTGCCCGCGGATGGCGAGTACGTGTTTGAGATTCGCGATGCCCGCTATGTGGGTACTCCCAAATACGCTTACTGCATTGAAGTCAGTGACACTCCGTTCGTGAACTTCACTTACCCGCTGGCTGTACAGAAAGGGAAAACACAAGACGTCGAGTTGCACGGCTTTGCCCTCAAGGGAAATACGAAAGCGACCTTCTCCGGTGCTGATGCACAAGAGACTGGCTGGGCACAACGGACCTTCACGACTCCTGCCGGGAAAACGAATGCTGTCTGGACCCTGGTCAGCGAGAATCCTCAGGCAGCAGCTCCGAATACCAATACCTCGCTGGAAACTGCATTTCCGCTGACTCTGCCGATGGGCGTCAGCGGCCGGTTGACCGAAGAGGGACAGACGCACTTTTATTCTTTCAAAGCGAAGAAGGGTCAGTACTACTCCTTCGATCTGATGGCCAATCGAATTGACCTGCCTTTGGACTGTGTGATGGAAGTGGTCGACAATAAATCGAAGCCACAGCGGATCTACGTTAACGGAGGCGCGAATTCTGAAGCCGACGACGGCCTCTCGACGAAAGACGCCAATTTCTACTTCCAGGCACCTGCGGACGGTGAGTACTACGTGACCGTTCGCGACCTGCACGACCGGGGTGGCGAACGGTTTGCCTATCACCTCTCGGCAGAACTGAGTGGCCCCGAGTTCGAAGTGCATGGCGAATATTATTATGCCCAGATCGCTCCCGGGACCAACATGATGTGGTTTGCCCGTGTGAAGCGGCTCAACGGTTTTGACGGACCGATTGAGATGAATATCGAGGGTCTGCCGGAAGGGGTCACTTTCGAACCGGTCACCCTGCCCTCTGGCGTGAATGACTGCGGTCTGATTCTCAAGGCATCCAAAGATGCCCCGATCAATGCCGCGCTGGTGAAGATTTCCGGTAAAGCCAAAGTGCCCGGACCGGATGGCAAAGAGATTGAAATCGTCCGCGAAGGACGTATCACCGCGGAAATTCAGTCACGTGGTGGCGGACAGGCCCGCTGGCCGATCAACACCTCAATCGTGGGTGTGACCAAGCCTCTCGACCTGCTGGAAGTCACTGCAACGCCGACTGAAATCACACTCAAACCGGGTGAATCAGCCGAGATCAAAGTCAAAATCAAACGCAGTGATGCGTATAAAGATCCCGTGACTCTGGCGACCGCCTTCGAGTATTTCAATTCCAAGTTTGGTCTGCAACTGCCGCCCGGAGTGAGCCTCTCCAAGAAGAGCAAGACGCGTCTGGCAGGGAAGACGCTGGAAGGAACGCTGATTATTGAAGCGTCCGACAAAGCAAAACCGATCAAACGCTTTCCGTTTGCAGCGATGGCCCGCGTGGGGATTACCTTCTCCATCACGACCAACTATGCATCCAACGTGATTTATCTGACGATCACGGATCCGGAAGGAAAAGACAAGCTGGCGAAGAAATAG
- a CDS encoding right-handed parallel beta-helix repeat-containing protein encodes MKLRTCVTICLALFVLSGLFLLPATDSSQLLSQEPAAKAPTTGMKTVLDYGAKGDGQTDDTTALQQMVNASVGSLRFPRGQYRLTKPIVIDLTKVGPTSISGDGTATILMEGAGPAFKFIGTHNGTASPKTFQPVVWEKERSPMVDGIEIVGKHPEAIGVQAIKTMQITITRLVVRKALHGIHLTERNRNVAIDDCHLYENEGVGIYLEKLNLHQVNISDSHISYNKQGGIVVRESEIRNIQIGNCDIEGNMGEKTPPTANILFDISQGSLREGAIFGCTIQHTNNAPNSANVRFIGNGPEDPRKVGNFAIADNSMSDVATNIHLQHARGITITGNTLWQAYEHNLLVEDCAHIVLGSNLMDRNPDYRAKTKDANVFKDCTDCTLNALNILATRDVPAGLILENCARMNITNCTIRRCQNGGILLQNVKQSRVSDCLITEGEKNFAIRVSGGQEIQITDNLVSGDIDVGPGTEVSNTMTVY; translated from the coding sequence ATGAAACTCAGAACCTGCGTTACCATCTGCCTGGCCCTGTTCGTCCTCTCGGGACTCTTCCTGTTACCCGCCACCGATTCCAGCCAGCTGTTGAGCCAGGAACCGGCGGCCAAAGCTCCCACAACCGGTATGAAAACCGTCCTGGACTACGGTGCGAAAGGAGACGGCCAGACCGACGATACCACCGCCCTCCAGCAGATGGTCAATGCTTCGGTCGGTTCACTCCGCTTTCCCCGCGGACAGTATCGGCTGACGAAGCCCATCGTGATTGATCTGACCAAAGTCGGTCCGACCTCCATTTCGGGTGACGGCACCGCCACGATCCTGATGGAAGGCGCCGGTCCCGCATTCAAGTTCATCGGCACCCACAATGGCACCGCAAGTCCTAAAACATTTCAGCCCGTCGTCTGGGAAAAGGAACGCAGCCCCATGGTTGACGGCATCGAGATCGTCGGCAAACATCCGGAAGCGATCGGCGTCCAGGCAATCAAAACCATGCAGATCACGATCACCCGGCTGGTCGTCCGCAAGGCGCTGCACGGCATTCACCTGACCGAACGCAACCGGAACGTCGCCATCGACGACTGCCACCTCTACGAAAACGAAGGGGTCGGCATCTACCTCGAAAAGCTGAACCTGCACCAGGTCAACATTTCCGATTCACACATCAGCTATAATAAGCAGGGCGGGATCGTCGTTCGCGAAAGTGAAATCCGTAATATCCAGATCGGTAACTGCGACATTGAAGGCAACATGGGCGAAAAAACACCGCCCACCGCCAACATCCTGTTCGACATTTCGCAAGGTTCACTGCGGGAAGGCGCGATCTTCGGCTGCACCATTCAGCACACGAACAACGCCCCCAACTCCGCGAACGTTCGCTTCATCGGCAACGGCCCTGAAGATCCCCGCAAGGTCGGTAACTTCGCGATCGCGGACAACTCCATGAGCGATGTCGCCACCAACATTCATCTGCAGCATGCCCGGGGCATCACCATCACCGGCAACACACTCTGGCAGGCCTACGAACATAACCTGCTGGTCGAAGACTGTGCCCACATCGTCCTTGGCTCCAACCTCATGGACCGCAACCCCGATTACCGTGCCAAGACGAAAGATGCAAACGTCTTCAAAGACTGTACCGACTGCACACTCAACGCGTTAAACATTCTCGCAACCCGGGACGTTCCCGCCGGACTGATCCTCGAAAACTGCGCGCGAATGAATATCACCAACTGCACCATCCGTCGCTGTCAGAATGGGGGCATCCTGCTGCAGAATGTGAAACAGTCCCGCGTCTCCGACTGCCTGATTACCGAAGGCGAAAAGAACTTCGCGATTCGCGTTTCAGGTGGCCAGGAAATTCAGATCACCGATAACCTCGTCTCAGGCGACATCGACGTCGGACCGGGCACGGAAGTCTCCAACACGATGACCGTGTATTAA
- a CDS encoding DUF6304 family protein, translating to MNPPTEKPTLEQHPFRYTDREGSIVGTMTNDGSDIHIKMDGWEFVGKMFDDLEPVQTTGLPDRFRLHHDCLIDCNFDFTIPVLVNERNKLSNVDLLVHFELGKQNERGGIDREGFQITLEYDSLKYASSAKPSDMEDVLLEIQKQLPDGAFIQSCFNCLYSDYSPLGNGVFGCMMCFKNLKQEYLQVKSKEDFWPVHDHFERQVQETWLCDEFERRVPGTGYRG from the coding sequence GTGAATCCCCCGACAGAAAAACCGACGCTGGAACAGCATCCCTTTCGATACACAGACCGGGAAGGCTCGATTGTCGGAACTATGACCAACGATGGTTCAGACATCCACATCAAGATGGACGGCTGGGAATTCGTGGGAAAGATGTTTGATGATCTGGAACCGGTACAAACCACAGGGCTGCCAGATCGTTTTCGACTTCATCATGACTGTCTGATCGACTGCAATTTTGATTTCACAATTCCAGTATTGGTGAATGAGCGAAATAAATTATCTAACGTTGATCTTTTAGTTCATTTTGAGTTGGGAAAGCAAAACGAACGCGGAGGCATAGATCGAGAGGGATTCCAGATTACTCTTGAGTATGACTCTCTCAAATATGCCTCTTCCGCAAAGCCGAGCGATATGGAAGATGTACTTCTGGAAATTCAGAAGCAACTACCGGATGGAGCCTTTATCCAGAGTTGTTTTAATTGCTTGTATTCAGACTACAGTCCCCTGGGAAATGGGGTATTCGGGTGCATGATGTGTTTTAAAAACCTTAAACAGGAATACCTGCAGGTGAAATCGAAAGAGGACTTCTGGCCCGTACATGACCATTTTGAACGCCAGGTTCAGGAAACCTGGTTGTGTGACGAATTTGAACGCCGGGTCCCTGGCACGGGATATCGTGGTTAG